GCCATCGCCGTTGCCGTCTTTCTGGTCGTGAACGTGATCTTCATGCGCGTCATGATCAACATCAAGGTCTGAGGAGAGACCCCATGGCCTTCGTCGATCTCGTCAATGGCTGGCTCACCGACCGCCTCGGCCCGCTCGGTCCGCTGATCGCGATGGGGCTGCTCGGGCTCGGGCTGGTCGCGCTGTCGCTGCCGGTCTTCCTGCGGCGCCGGAGCGATCCGCTCGACAAGCTCAGGCGCCAGGTCCGCGCGGCCGAGACCGCCGGCGCCCGCGACCCGCAGGCAGCGCTGCGCCATGCCTCGGGACCCGACCGGCTCGACCGCTTCTCGACCCTTCTCGAACCCCGGGACGAAAAGGCGCTCTCGGCCGCGCGGCTCAGGCTGATACGGGCCGGATACCGCTCGAAATCATCGGTGCGGCTGTTCCATTTCGCGCAATTCGCGCTTGGGCTGCTGTTTCTGGCCGCCGGGCTGGTCCATGCCTTCGTGCTGAATGCGGGCGGCAATATCGGCACATCCGGGGTCATCCTCTCGGTGCTGCTGCCCGGCGCGGTCGGATATTACCTGCCCAAATACTGGGTCGAACGGCGGCTGCAGAGCCGGCAGGAGGACCTCACCAACGGCTTTCCCGACAGTCTCGACATGATGCTGGTCTGCGTCGAGGCCGGGCAGTCGCTCGACCAGTCGATCCTCCGCGTCGCCCGCGAATTGCGGCCGGGATTCCCCGCCTTGGCCGCGGAATACGAGATCGTGTCGAACGAGCTGAAGGCCGGCAAGGACCGGGTACAGGTGCTGCGCGACATGTCCGAACGCTGCGGCATCACCGATATCTCGTTCTTCATCACGGTGCTGATCCAGTCGGCGACCTTCGGCACTTCGATCGCCGATGCGCTGCGCGTATTTTCGGCCGAGATGCGCGACAAGCGCGTCATGCGCGCCGAGGAAAAGGCGAACAAGTTGCCGACCAAGCTGACTTTGGGCACGATGATGTTCACGGTGCCACCGCTGCTCATCATCCTGATCGGCCCCTCCATCTATGAGATCTACGACACGCTCCAGAACGCAGACTTCTGACCCCCTGCGCCGCGGCGCGGTGCTGGCCGCGGTCTTCTGCACCGCCTGCAGCGCGTCGGGGACGCTTTCGCCGGCCTATCGCGGCCTGCCCGCCCCGAACGGCGCGGCGCATCCGGCAACGGCGGTCGACGGGCTCGTCGTCGGTCACCGTCTGATGGCGGCGGGCGAATACGACCTGGCGCTGAGGGCCTATTACCGCGCCGCGGCCGAGCACGGGCTGAGCGCCGATGTGCTGTCGGGCATCGGCTCGGCCAATCTCCGGCTCGGACGGCTCGGCCAGGCCGAGACCCAGTTGCGGCGCGCGATTTCCGCGAATGCGCGCTTCGTGCCGGCCTGGAACAATCTCGGCGTGGTGCTGATGGAAAAAGGCGAGCCCGGCGAGGCCCGGCGGGTCTTCGAGACCGCCTTCGCGCTGGACAGCGGCCGGTCCGAGGACATTCGCCGCAATCTGCGGCTCGCTATCGCAAAGACAGAAAATCCCGACTATGATTCACCTCGGAACCAAGGCACCACCTTCGAACTGGTTCGGCGCGGCGAGGGCAGATACCTGCTTCTGGCCCCGCCCTGAGATCAGAGCGACCGAAAGGATGCCCCGATGCGCCATCCCGTCCTGGCCCCGATCTGCGTCGCCCTGGCGGTGACCGTCTCGGCCTGCCAGAAACCCGGCGATACCGATGTCGACCGCGCCGTGCAGGACGTGCTGGCCAGCGACGAAAGCAGCCTGACCGGCATCATGATGACGGTTGCAGACCCCGATGAGGCGATCCGCTATTTCCGGCGGCTGCTCGAGGAGGATCCCGACAAGATCTCCGCCCGGCGCGGCCTCGCGCAATCGCTGATCCGGGCGCAGCGCCCGGCCGAGGCCGCCACCGCCTGGGCGGCCGTGCTGCGCCATCACGATGCGGGCAACGAGGACCGGGTGAATTACGCCGACGCCTTGATCCGGATCGGCGAGTGGGACAAGGCCGAGGCCGAGCTCGACCGGATCCCGCCCACCTTCGAGACCTATCGGCGCTACCGGCTGGAGGCGATGGTGGCCGATGGCAACGGCGAATGGGCGAAGGCAGACAGCTTTTACGAAACCGCGGCCGGGCTGACCACCAAACCCGCCGGGGTCTTCAACAACTGGGGGTATTCCAAGCTGACGCGCGGCGATTTCAAGGGCGCCGAGCGGCTGTTCGTGACTGCGCTGACCTACGATCCCGGGCTCTTCACCGCCAAGAACAACCTGGTCCTGGCCCGCGGCGCGCAGCGGAAATACGAGCTGCCGGTGGTCCGGATGACCCAGACCGAGCGCGCCCAGCTGTACCACACTCTGGCCCTGACCGCGATCAAGCAGGGCGACGTCGCCATCGGCAA
The genomic region above belongs to Rhodovulum sulfidophilum DSM 1374 and contains:
- a CDS encoding tetratricopeptide repeat protein, translating into MRRGAVLAAVFCTACSASGTLSPAYRGLPAPNGAAHPATAVDGLVVGHRLMAAGEYDLALRAYYRAAAEHGLSADVLSGIGSANLRLGRLGQAETQLRRAISANARFVPAWNNLGVVLMEKGEPGEARRVFETAFALDSGRSEDIRRNLRLAIAKTENPDYDSPRNQGTTFELVRRGEGRYLLLAPP
- a CDS encoding type II secretion system F family protein, whose translation is MAFVDLVNGWLTDRLGPLGPLIAMGLLGLGLVALSLPVFLRRRSDPLDKLRRQVRAAETAGARDPQAALRHASGPDRLDRFSTLLEPRDEKALSAARLRLIRAGYRSKSSVRLFHFAQFALGLLFLAAGLVHAFVLNAGGNIGTSGVILSVLLPGAVGYYLPKYWVERRLQSRQEDLTNGFPDSLDMMLVCVEAGQSLDQSILRVARELRPGFPALAAEYEIVSNELKAGKDRVQVLRDMSERCGITDISFFITVLIQSATFGTSIADALRVFSAEMRDKRVMRAEEKANKLPTKLTLGTMMFTVPPLLIILIGPSIYEIYDTLQNADF
- a CDS encoding tetratricopeptide repeat protein encodes the protein MRHPVLAPICVALAVTVSACQKPGDTDVDRAVQDVLASDESSLTGIMMTVADPDEAIRYFRRLLEEDPDKISARRGLAQSLIRAQRPAEAATAWAAVLRHHDAGNEDRVNYADALIRIGEWDKAEAELDRIPPTFETYRRYRLEAMVADGNGEWAKADSFYETAAGLTTKPAGVFNNWGYSKLTRGDFKGAERLFVTALTYDPGLFTAKNNLVLARGAQRKYELPVVRMTQTERAQLYHTLALTAIKQGDVAIGKGLLEQAIETHPQHFEAAVQARRALEAQG